attttaacagtcgaaaatgtttacattttaagtgtttatttcattttctcaaaagcaaaataaaggcagtttaaaaaaaagaaaaaaaatgcaaactgaAACCGAAccaaaaccgtgatcccaaaactgaggttcaaaccgaactgtgggctaactgaaccgttgcacccctactgtgaatattgtgaaaaaaatttctTCCACCAGCATTATAAAGAGGTGTGATGATCATCACTGCCACTGTATTCCCATTAAATTGCAAAGAAGAACTGAACATAGTTATGATGATGTCCCCCATAGCATTTGCCTGCTTCCATTTGAAGCTTGCTTTTTACtagtctgtatgctgccatgaCAGGGCCCATGTTTTCCTCTCCACATTCGTGAAGCTCATATTTGGGGTATTTGGGCAGTATGCGTTCTCTATGTCAGGCCCTCATTAATTTTTTCGGAATAGGTTACGATTTAACCATTGGGGAAGCATATATCTCACCATACAGTCAACGTTCAAAATCTGAACCCGGTTTTGATGGTGAAATCGGGCAGTTTAGAATTGTCAATGTAAACTGCACACTTCTGCAACCAGAGGAGCCAGACCCAGTAGCCAATGTCCGGTActgcagaattttttttaaacacttccgAGACTTCATTTTGTTAAACAGGAGGTTGGGCCTCGATAGTCCCTCTGATATAAGCACAACCCTATCTGATCTCCTTTGAGCTTTAATAAGGTCATCAAATTGACTGAGAGATGCATCCGCTGATAATCTGAGTGACGCTCTTGAGTAGAGCGGTGAGAAGTCATTCTCTGCTCATCAGCTGCTAAAACTTCTTCTTTTGGCATCgctcattcattttaatttgaattaGGCATATTTGATTAAAAACTGTATCCACTTTATTGCTATGACTTCAATGTAATCATAAAAACATGTTGGTTGATTAGCGTGGTAAGGATAGAAACTCCTAAAAGCTCATTAAGTACAATAGCGCATAATTCAGAGCATCTAGTGACAAGCAGAGCAAGCTACGGTGTGACGTGTTCTGCACGCTTAGCAGTTTGAAACTGCTCTGTCCTTCTTTCCCAGCCTAAGGGTTTCGAGTGAGTGATTCCTAGTAGTATTTTGGCCTTCTCTTGGCCCGTCGGAGATCTTATCACAATCCACTAGACTAATTTTGTATTCAGGAGAGCACAGCCTGAGCGATAGCTCTCCTCAACTTATTGAAATGCACTGAGTGCTGTCTTGTCAGCTGTAAAATTGTGTGAAACTGAGACAAAAGCATCAATGAAATTCTTGCTCATAAATCATCTTGCAACATTCCTTTGACACATTTTAACTCAACACTGCACTGTTAACATTAGTATTTGTCAAAAATCAGTGCGCCAATACTAAGTTACTGGGCATTAGCAGTAAGCCATTCAAACAACGGAGAATTGAAGGATAACGATAAGGGAGCCTGAAGACTGTTGCTCAAAATTGCTCTGTAGCACATTGTGCTGAAAATCTATTAAGGAGTTTCTCTGCATTCTCACACAGTTTTTAATGCCATGTCTCTGCATTCCTAAAGGACTTTAGCATGCCATAATGTACCTCAAAAGGTAGTCTGTGATATCATTGCTGCTGTGTTGGCAATTTTTAAGTAGTTCTGTCAATCGTGTTGACAATACTTTCTGCAAGCAATTTGTTTCTGAGTACACAATCATTTACATGCTGCACCTGCAAATTCCCATGTGTTGACTTCTTGCTGGCACAAGGACAGTCCTAGATTCTAAAAACCTTCGAGGAATCTTGTGTACACAATTTCCCTacttaaatagaaaaaaatgtatatatcttAATCTCATTTGATAGCTGTGCCTAGACGTGAGTAATCACTTCCAACATTATGTGCAGCATGAAGCTTATCTTTTTAAAGAGAACCCTTTTTCTTCTTTCACCATGAAACTGCTTCTGACTGAAAGAGCTTCAAAGGGCTTCTTTGTTTCATAATGTGCATGCAGCTCATTCATGAGCTGATCTTTTTATTCCCCCCTCTCTCTCCccatctctctctttctctcaccGTCTCTCAGTCTCCTGCTTTCCTCTGCTATCTTTCTCTCTTACTTTCCCTCTTTCTCCAGCTCTCTTGGTAAAACCCCCTCATTCTTATATCCACCACTTATTTTTGGATCTGTGCATTGATCCATACTATACTCTATTGGAAACTCTAAACACTAATTCTAATTTTGGCAACGGCTAAATGAATATAGAATTACAGTCTGGGGAAGACGGGCTTATAaacacatacatactgtacatacatataccTGTATATACAAAACTCGGTGCAGAGCACCATGAAGACAGTGAAAttatattgcaaatcgtattgtatacACTAGCATTCAGcatacaataataaaaatatgaatttgcattttgttttgtctTTCCAGAGCGTTGGAGAATTTGGCTTAGACATCATTGAGACACCTGAAGGCGATAAGTGGCCACAGTTGATTGTTCAGCAGAACCTAGATCGGGAACAAAAGGACACCtttgtcatgaaaataaaggtgGAAGATGGGGGTAACCCTCCCAAGTCCAGCACCGCTATCCTTCAAGTCACCATCTCTGATGTAAATGACAATCGGCCCATCTTTAAGAATagcgagttggaggtcacggtgcCGGAGAATGCCCCTGCTGGAACCTCAGTTGTTCAGCTTCATGCGACGGATGCAGATCTAGGATCCAATGCTCAGATTCACTTTGCCTTCAGTAATCAGATTTCTGCCTCAACAAAGCGTCactttgccattgacagcacaacAGGATTGATCACTGTAAAGCAGTCACTGGATAGGGAGTTGACCCCTGTTCACAAGCTTATCGTTCTGGCCAGTGATGGAAGCTCAACACCCTCAAGGGCTACGGTGACTATCAATGTTACAGATGTTAATGACAATGTTCCATCCATTGACACTCGCTACATAATCAACTTGGTGAACGGGACTGTTCTGTTGTCTGAGAATGCCCCCCTCAACACCAAAATAGCCCTCATTACAGTTACAGACAGAGATGCAGACCTCTATGGAAAGGTCACTTGTTACACTGACCATGATGTTCCATTTCGGCTGAAGCCTGTCTTTAATGATCAGTTTTTATTAGAGACAGCTGCTCCACTCGATTATGAGACAACTCGAGAATATGCAATTAGGATAGTGGCCTCAGATAGGGGAACGCCTCCTTTAAACACTTCAGCTATGGTTTTAATTAAAATCAAGGATGAGAATGACAATGCACCCATCTTCCCCCAACCAGAAATCCAACTTTCCATCCCAGAGAATAATGACCCGTCCTCACAGTTAATAAAAATCAGTGCCACTGATGCCGATAGTGGACATAACGCTGAGATTATTTATACCCTTGGCCCCGATGCACCCGATGGGTTTAACATAGACAGACGGTCAGGAATCCTTTCGGTTGGAAAACGACTAGACAGAGAGAAGCAGGAGAGGTACTCCTTCACTGTCATAGGCAGGGACAATGGTTCATCGTCCCTGCAGAGCAATGTCACTGTTAGGCTAATCGTTCAGGACCTTAATGACAacagcccggctttcactcaccCCGAGTACAACTTCTATGTGCCTGAAAACCTTCCTCTCTTCGGAACTGTGGGCTTAATTACAGTGACCGACGCAGATGCAGGAGATAATGCCATTGTGACTCTGTCCATTTTGAACGGGAAAGACCATTTCATTATTGACCCTCAAACTGGTGTAATCAAGCCCAATATCAGTTTCGACCGGGAGCAGCAGAGTTCTTACACATTTATGGTCAAAGCAGTGGATGGAGGACAACCGCCCAGCTCTTCGTATGCTAAGGTCACTATAAATGTGGTTGATGTAAATGACAATCGCCCTGTGTTTGTTGTTCCTGCTTCTAATTACTCATATGACCTAGTGCGGACCACCACCACCCCTGGTGATGTTGTTACAAGAGTgtttgccattgacaatgacacaGGTATGAATGCTGAGCTTCAATATAGCATTACCAGCAGCATCATCATCACATCTCGAGTCTCCCCTCGAGGCCTATTCTCCATCGACAAAACAACAGGCAACATAACACTACAGGAGAAAATTGTCGCGGCAGATCAAGGGCTGCATAGGCTTGTTGTCAAAGTCAAAGATCTCGGACAGCCGGAATCATTACAAGCTATTGCACTCATTCATTTATTCGTCAATGACACTGTTTCTAATTCCACTTTCATCCAAGATCAGCTGCGGAAAAGTATGGAGACGCCTCTGGACCGAAACATAGGGGACAGTGAGGTAACACCTCAGGCTAACGGATATGTGATTGTTGTCATTGCTATTATAGCTGGGACCATGACTGTCATCTTGGTGATATTTGTGACTGCCTTGGTACGCTGCCGACAGACACCCAGACACAAAGTAGTACAAAAGGGCAAGCAGAGTGGTGAGTGGGTATCACCTAACCAAGAGAGCCGACAAatcaaaaagaagaaaaagagaaaGAAGCGATCCCCCAAGAGCCTTCTCTTGAACTTTGTGACCATAGATGAATCTAAGCCTGATGACCCTACACATGAGCATGTTAACGGTACGCTGGATCTCCCGGTGGAGCTAGAGGAGCAAACAATGGGGAAGTATAACTGGGCCACCACACCCACCACCTTCAAACCCGACAGCCCGGACTTAGCCAAGCATTACAAATCTGCATCCCCTCA
This Corythoichthys intestinalis isolate RoL2023-P3 chromosome 11, ASM3026506v1, whole genome shotgun sequence DNA region includes the following protein-coding sequences:
- the pcdh11 gene encoding protocadherin-11 X-linked isoform X1, encoding MNLASQTYVLVVFLTSTVSICRAQERDYTVKEEQPENVRIGNLRRDLDLNLDPNIRLSSPLQFKPVYKTGDVPLVRVEANTGEIFTTNHRIDREKLCSGVFAEKRCYYEIEVAVLPDEIFRLVKIRFLIEDVNDNAPLFQSTVINISIPENTVINTRYPVPSAFDPDVGINGIQHYELVKSVGEFGLDIIETPEGDKWPQLIVQQNLDREQKDTFVMKIKVEDGGNPPKSSTAILQVTISDVNDNRPIFKNSELEVTVPENAPAGTSVVQLHATDADLGSNAQIHFAFSNQISASTKRHFAIDSTTGLITVKQSLDRELTPVHKLIVLASDGSSTPSRATVTINVTDVNDNVPSIDTRYIINLVNGTVLLSENAPLNTKIALITVTDRDADLYGKVTCYTDHDVPFRLKPVFNDQFLLETAAPLDYETTREYAIRIVASDRGTPPLNTSAMVLIKIKDENDNAPIFPQPEIQLSIPENNDPSSQLIKISATDADSGHNAEIIYTLGPDAPDGFNIDRRSGILSVGKRLDREKQERYSFTVIGRDNGSSSLQSNVTVRLIVQDLNDNSPAFTHPEYNFYVPENLPLFGTVGLITVTDADAGDNAIVTLSILNGKDHFIIDPQTGVIKPNISFDREQQSSYTFMVKAVDGGQPPSSSYAKVTINVVDVNDNRPVFVVPASNYSYDLVRTTTTPGDVVTRVFAIDNDTGMNAELQYSITSSIIITSRVSPRGLFSIDKTTGNITLQEKIVAADQGLHRLVVKVKDLGQPESLQAIALIHLFVNDTVSNSTFIQDQLRKSMETPLDRNIGDSEVTPQANGYVIVVIAIIAGTMTVILVIFVTALVRCRQTPRHKVVQKGKQSGEWVSPNQESRQIKKKKKRKKRSPKSLLLNFVTIDESKPDDPTHEHVNGTLDLPVELEEQTMGKYNWATTPTTFKPDSPDLAKHYKSASPQPSFQIKPETPVAPKKHHVIQELPLDNTFVVGCDTLSKCSSTGSDPYSVSECGCQGGFKTPGQITTRQNGIQTPERSFNSPPICPHKEACQLGKIASVNTQRRVTFHLPDGSQESCSDSGLGDPEPSSTASTSQALPFSLPHEEYYEQTSPNSRTEGDGNSDPESTIEVNLQKALAEASETCTQECLILGHSDTCWMPPTLSQFQSPASGSPASTPTSTAISGTLPSFGFQQSCVRGVKVNMGSLSTMDGRHTLGRSVPKKDELDNGLNRPQFYNTLDRHCSKKEDTVKVIPLASFSSPGKQTATGGGSSSFLHEHQL
- the pcdh11 gene encoding protocadherin-11 X-linked isoform X2 codes for the protein MNLASQTYVLVVFLTSTVSICRAQERDYTVKEEQPENVRIGNLRRDLDLNLDPNIRLSSPLQFKPVYKTGDVPLVRVEANTGEIFTTNHRIDREKLCSGVFAEKRCYYEIEVAVLPDEIFRLVKIRFLIEDVNDNAPLFQSTVINISIPENTVINTRYPVPSAFDPDVGINGIQHYELVKSVGEFGLDIIETPEGDKWPQLIVQQNLDREQKDTFVMKIKVEDGGNPPKSSTAILQVTISDVNDNRPIFKNSELEVTVPENAPAGTSVVQLHATDADLGSNAQIHFAFSNQISASTKRHFAIDSTTGLITVKQSLDRELTPVHKLIVLASDGSSTPSRATVTINVTDVNDNVPSIDTRYIINLVNGTVLLSENAPLNTKIALITVTDRDADLYGKVTCYTDHDVPFRLKPVFNDQFLLETAAPLDYETTREYAIRIVASDRGTPPLNTSAMVLIKIKDENDNAPIFPQPEIQLSIPENNDPSSQLIKISATDADSGHNAEIIYTLGPDAPDGFNIDRRSGILSVGKRLDREKQERYSFTVIGRDNGSSSLQSNVTVRLIVQDLNDNSPAFTHPEYNFYVPENLPLFGTVGLITVTDADAGDNAIVTLSILNGKDHFIIDPQTGVIKPNISFDREQQSSYTFMVKAVDGGQPPSSSYAKVTINVVDVNDNRPVFVVPASNYSYDLVRTTTTPGDVVTRVFAIDNDTGMNAELQYSITSSIIITSRVSPRGLFSIDKTTGNITLQEKIVAADQGLHRLVVKVKDLGQPESLQAIALIHLFVNDTVSNSTFIQDQLRKSMETPLDRNIGDSEVTPQANGYVIVVIAIIAGTMTVILVIFVTALVRCRQTPRHKVVQKGKQSGEWVSPNQESRQIKKKKKRKKRSPKSLLLNFVTIDESKPDDPTHEHVNGTLDLPVELEEQTMGKYNWATTPTTFKPDSPDLAKHYKSASPQPSFQIKPETPVAPKKHHVIQELPLDNTFVVGCDTLSKCSSTGSDPYSVSECGCQGGFKTPGQITTRQETALKPPHYGTLCGTGTARSHRIKINL